AATGGTACCGACGATGATGGCGTGTATCGTATTTCAGTAACATAAAATAGTAATGTCCAGTTTTTGAATGATTCTTAATGTAGACTTTAGCAACCATCATCATCCTCATATCGGGCGAGTGGCCCGGACCGATTTGACTATATCCTTCCACAGCTCTCTATTGTCCATAGCATTAGGGAGATCTGCAACATGTAAACCAGTGTCTTTTGTAAGTAACCTTGTGTATGTCTTGACAGGTATTCCAACTTTTGTCGTTCCATGGTCCCAATGGGTCCTAATGGGGTCCCAATGCCATCCAAAACGTGTTTATCTTTCCCTTGATATTGAGGAGATTCTAGGCATCTTCCCATACAGTCGGTTAATTGTCGGGTGTGCCTTCCAGTTCAAGTCCAACACCGCCCTTAGCATTCTAGTGTAGGTTCCGTCCAGTTTGGCTTCCAGTTTTTTGGTGAGTGACCATGTCGGGTAGCCATATAGTAATACTGACTCCACCACCGCTCTAAAGTTTTTCTTAACCTAATAAAAAGCAGCAGATAACTACAATTCTTTGTTAACGTAATTTATGGTCAAATGGCGGAGCAACTTTGCACACTTGCTCAAGAGTGATCGGAGATACAACTGTACTACCGATTTATATGTAACCGTTAGCATTTGCCTGATGTCTACAGGTCTTAAAAATCTCAGACACTCAAATTAAAACAGCTTTTTATTCAGGtgtgaacaaaattgaaagatttgaaTCAATCAATTTGAGTCAACTGAGTAAGAAGCTCAAATATACAGGTTGTATCAtaactagggttaccatatatatcatatatatatgttctgACCTCGAAACGGAACGCCtccaaatcatatatatatgttctgACCTCGAAACGAaacgcctccaaagaccatagcttttttttcaattttaaatttatcgatTTTACATTAGGGAcctacatttaaaaccatcccggcatcattgaccatattgtgaTCGAGAGTTGATGCgctgtctgtctaaatatcggtttcagttcGAAAGTAGAAAGGAATTTACGTTAACGTTAAGCCATTTGGCGCACGGGGCTTACACGTAATAAATTGTAGCAATCACCCGCCAATGTTAGCGGAAACAACAAAACGAACAAAACCACGCTACACAGGAACAACAGTATCGAGAACGTGTTAATTGGTATTGAAACTTGAAAGACCTTTCCATGTTTCATGTTTGCACTTCCGTCTTGCGAATATCAAATTGTAAAAACAAGGGCCCGATCGATACTGCCTTTTTAAACCGATGCCGATAGTTTTTATAAAACTAGGCCGATAACGATTTTCCTCAACTAACAAAAGGCTACAAGTAACAAGCAACATTCTGAGAATTCTGTGTTTTccttataatttaatttaatctatAACAAAATGTTAAACTCATGCAATGATGACGAAAAATTGCATAAAAAGTACATTTACACCTTTCTTTGTGCATCACTGAGTTTAGCGTCTCGGGATGGGAAAGcatttgcccgagtattgggaatttttcaaGTGACATTGGTGTGGGGGCAGTGtttcgaatatttgaaataaagtagaaagtagaaaaaaatgtttatctttaaccactgaaaatttcagagcaattggtccagtaatcaaagagaaaagcgactttttaggtttttcactaggtgtccaaaaaagtgtcaaagaacaacaacaacataatattgaaacgatcgttatgtcaaCTAACGTGTCTAACAAGCGATAAAACTGCTTTCCCGGCGTAATTTTGACACTTTGGCAGTCACGTGATTGGCCGATAACTATAGGTCAAATTAGCCGTAACCGATAGTtcgaaatttgtgaaaaacatgGCCGATATATCGTTCTGGCCCTAGTAAAATCGAATTCAATTCATCTTGTATATTGCATTAATTCACCTCTTTTTGGGTCGCATTGAGACTCAAAAATCTGACATCACCTTTAAATTCATATCTAGGGGAAATCTTGTGGTACCCTAAAAACTATACTTCTCGGCCATCTTAATTAGATCTAAGAAGCCCTGGTTACGTTGGCCCATAACCCGCATTGGTTAAAGAAACTATCGTCATCAACTAAATTGTGTGTTCATTTTTCTaagtaattttgaattttatttttagctgttgcaaaaaaataaacttgactgtGGCTGTTTGTATTTTTAGCATAAATATATTAGTAAAAGGTGCCATTTAACTTGGGAACTTCATACGCCAAAAATgaacgaaatatatattttatgtgcGTGCAATTGTTTTAGTTTACTGTCTGTCATGAAACGACTTGAATTAAACTGTATTCATCAGTTCATTAATCTCTGAAAAAACGTCCCAAATCGATAAATTAATAGTTCTGGTTTGCCTAGCAATTTCTGACCATACGGATTTAGGGGAATGGATAAATACTAAACTGTGTTTGCATAATTCATTCTCTACTAAAGATATGAGTTCATGTGTATCTCGCCAGATAGCGGAACATTTTTTTTCTGGATATTTTGAGCTAATGAACCGATAAAGATCAAGTTTGTTGAAAAGCTGAATTTTCCAGCACCGTTGATCCATGTAATACTCCAGGTCCTCCTTGTCTCCTTTGTTTTTTGCAatcttttgaaaaaattctttttgaaaATTGGCATTTTCAGTCTGATGTTTTATCTGAAACAAGACGTAAGTGATGCATGAATAAACCTAGGAGACTTTAGAACGATTGCCTTCTTTTTTCTGAGCCACAGACACTAATCTATGGTCATCATAGATCTAATACTTTAGTCGACATTAAATTGCATGTAGTATGAGTAATAACTTGATGGAAATTCGAATAACCAAAATGCTTTAACTGTAATGATTTTCATGTCCGTAAAACCTAATACTTTCATGACAAGCACGACTTTGAGAGCATATGTTAAATGGAAACCGTTAGTaagcatttttaaaataaatatagtgtgtgtatgtaaatttttttttttttttataatttaacaCTTGTAATTCAATATCCCAATGTAAGTATAACTTAATAGTCGACTTCTAAATTATCCTACTTACTGTTTCATAGTCTGTAGCGGCGGTTGCCAAATAAAAATTAACGATTTCCGGGCTTTGGCAATGGGATGACAAATTTTTGATTCCCTgccaaataaatataaacataatgACAGAAAAATCAGTTATAATAATTcccttcaaaaatattataatttgataCACTCACGGATATATTTATAATCCGAGCTCAATTTGTATGCATCCAACATTAGTTTTGTTAGATATTTGCCAGCTAAACTAAAAAGTTTCGGTTTTATTTGCTAATCCTACAAATACATTAAATTACTTTAAATTCAAGAATCTTGATCAAACGCacatattatttttatgaaCAGACAGTTTGTTGAATGATTAAGATACAAATTATCGTTAAAATTGTGTAGACTCTATTCACCAACCAAATACTGTATGTAGCCTACTGCCTTACCTGCTGAACCTTGAAGTTTCTACCAGCAAACAAAATTACTTTCGATATGTTAGAAGTTTCAACTGTTTTCAATTCAGGACAAAAGTTAAATCTTGAACGACATCGGAACTCAAAATTGTATCTGGtaatgaaatgtaaaaattttatgaaaatctaTTTAATCCAATGTAAAGTTTTTGTGGATATTTCATATTATCGAGTACTGCAACTTATTGTTTTGTCTCTAATGTTTTGAATGTTTACCTTTATAGATTTTCTTTTCTATTCCATAATCACGACATCAGGTATCACTCACTGCACTTTTGTTCGAGTATATGAGGTATATTTTAAGAAAACCTTTTATTCAGATATGCTGCATGTCTGATCTACCAAGTAGTTTTCCCTGTAACCAGAATGAAGACTCACCTCCAGTGCAAAGCAAGGTATTCTTGTTTTTTCATTACTTCTCTAATGAATTCTGATGCTAATTCTCGGACAAATCTTGGTTTTCGTGTAAAAACTTCAATGAGTTTATACTTTGTTTCACAATTGGCATCAGATATGTCTTCTTGAGTGACAGAGGATAAGTCTGTCATTGCtttctttaaaatattcttGTTTGGGTTTCGTAACAACTTACTTGGATTTTTGTGTGTATTGATAAGTACTGCACAGGGCATATCTGACCTGTTAAACAAGGGGACAAAGTCAAACGAGAATTCATATGCATAATACAAATCTTATTCGGGGATAACTATTAACCTAAGATAGTTAGATTTTGTGTTTATATTCCCATGAAATTGAAATCACAAGTGCGTAAAGTATGCGTAAATACGTATCAAGTCAATTCTGAATGGATTCATTTTAATTATATCAACTTCCTGCCTAATATTTTATTGATCCATATTCTATATAACATAATAggttatattttattctttacaTATATATTGCATTGTATAATTAGAACAGTAATCGGAAATCTGTGGGCCGCTGAGCATTTTCTAATGAGCCTCTAAAAAATAATCTCAACTATGGCAGTGATGCAAAAAAAGTTCTATAAATCCAACGGCTGTTTAATC
The genomic region above belongs to Styela clava chromosome 13, kaStyClav1.hap1.2, whole genome shotgun sequence and contains:
- the LOC120332630 gene encoding uncharacterized protein LOC120332630 — translated: MQLDPTRIIYPANRNGPSDELISLQEAIFIGMETNRTVVIPPFKPHPSDKDSNYDISLPASLRVDLKILSRLVSLTTVDKMQQLCNSSFDIGFEESGATCLFRKFLKETSGMSLNSSHKHLFGKDGFSNLTFFKNNSCDPPSLPVRKIPFRKFSVFLRNVKDQFKSDMPCAVLINTHKNPSKLLRNPNKNILKKAMTDLSSVTQEDISDANCETKYKLIEVFTRKPRFVRELASEFIREVMKKQEYLALHWRYNFEFRCRSRFNFCPELKTVETSNISKVILFAGRNFKVQQGIKNLSSHCQSPEIVNFYLATAATDYETIKHQTENANFQKEFFQKIAKNKGDKEDLEYYMDQRCWKIQLFNKLDLYRFISSKYPEKKCSAIWRDTHELISLVENELCKHSLVFIHSPKSVWSEIARQTRTINLSIWDVFSEINELMNTV